A stretch of the Thiomicrospira pelophila DSM 1534 genome encodes the following:
- the flgG gene encoding flagellar basal-body rod protein FlgG → MNRALYVAKTGLEAQQFRLASISNNLANANTYGYKSGRAEFDDLLYQNVRTPGAQATQDEVNTLPSGLQLGVGVKAVGVQKIHTQGNLMITDNQLDMAIDGKGFFQVLDADGNIMYTRDGSFEVNQNGDVVTSSGYLLEPNIQIPQEATEVMIGRDGTVFAKEPGNPQPLDLGQLEVATFINPSGLEAVGQNMFYETIASGAPVVNNPNAEDAGALIQGALESSNVNTVEELIGMIEAQRTYEMNSKAISAADGMMQYLNNNV, encoded by the coding sequence ATGAATAGAGCATTATATGTTGCAAAAACCGGCCTAGAAGCCCAGCAGTTCCGTCTTGCGTCCATTTCGAATAACTTAGCCAATGCGAATACTTATGGTTATAAATCTGGTCGTGCCGAGTTTGATGATTTGTTATATCAAAACGTGCGGACTCCGGGTGCTCAGGCGACGCAGGATGAAGTAAATACTTTGCCTTCCGGTTTACAGTTAGGTGTCGGGGTTAAGGCTGTTGGGGTTCAGAAAATTCATACCCAAGGTAATTTAATGATTACCGATAACCAGTTGGATATGGCGATTGATGGTAAGGGTTTTTTTCAGGTTTTGGATGCCGATGGCAACATTATGTATACCCGAGATGGTTCGTTTGAAGTGAACCAGAATGGCGACGTGGTGACCTCATCAGGTTATTTATTGGAACCGAATATCCAGATTCCGCAAGAAGCAACTGAGGTGATGATTGGGCGAGACGGCACGGTGTTTGCTAAAGAGCCAGGAAACCCCCAGCCATTGGATTTAGGTCAGTTAGAAGTTGCGACCTTTATTAATCCATCGGGTCTAGAAGCGGTTGGCCAGAACATGTTTTATGAAACCATTGCCAGTGGCGCGCCGGTGGTAAATAACCCGAATGCGGAAGATGCTGGTGCCTTAATTCAGGGGGCACTGGAATCCTCAAACGTCAATACGGTAGAAGAGTTGATTGGCATGATTGAAGCCCAGCGCACTTACGAGATGAATTCAAAAGCAATCTCCGCCGCCGATGGCATGATGCAGTACCTAAATAACAACGTGTAA
- a CDS encoding flagellar basal body L-ring protein FlgH yields MKQIKIYSRFGLLMLILGLLQACSSVPERMEDFTYEPSYPTNMGQQPPPRNGSLYQASNSVTLFDDARAHRVGDIITVSLAEQFNANKKDEASYDKSSQADFGVTTPLNVLGRTPAQIYSELGTGGIGYGSSNTFDGSSDVKQDSSVSGSIAVTVVEVIPNGNLVVRGEKWITVHDGEEVIRFAGIVRPQDITPDNTIESTRVADVRMIYRDTGIGGDTARPGAVTKFLSKFWPL; encoded by the coding sequence ATGAAGCAGATTAAAATTTATTCACGTTTCGGGTTATTAATGTTGATTTTGGGTTTGTTGCAAGCTTGTTCTTCGGTGCCCGAACGCATGGAAGACTTTACTTACGAGCCAAGCTACCCAACCAATATGGGGCAGCAGCCTCCACCCAGAAACGGCTCTTTGTATCAGGCATCGAACTCGGTCACCTTATTTGATGATGCTCGTGCTCATCGAGTCGGCGATATTATTACGGTGAGCTTGGCGGAGCAGTTTAACGCCAATAAAAAAGATGAAGCGAGCTATGATAAAAGTTCGCAGGCGGACTTCGGTGTAACGACGCCTTTAAATGTTCTTGGGCGCACACCAGCGCAAATTTATTCGGAATTAGGCACGGGTGGCATCGGTTATGGTTCAAGTAACACGTTTGATGGTTCAAGTGATGTTAAACAAGACTCATCCGTATCCGGTTCGATAGCCGTGACGGTGGTGGAGGTCATTCCTAACGGTAATTTAGTTGTACGTGGCGAGAAATGGATTACGGTGCATGATGGTGAAGAGGTGATTCGCTTTGCTGGTATTGTCCGACCACAAGACATTACACCTGATAATACAATCGAATCCACTAGAGTGGCGGATGTTCGCATGATTTATAGAGACACCGGCATAGGGGGCGATACCGCCAGGCCTGGTGCGGTAACAAAGTTTTTGTCAAAGTTTTGGCCACTTTAA
- a CDS encoding flagellar basal body P-ring protein FlgI, whose protein sequence is MITRKILVLMIALMAWSSLSLANSRIKDLANVAGVRDNQLVGYGLVVGLSGTGDQKAPFAEQSLVSMLNKFGINVPPGVNTKSKNVAAVAIHADLPAFAKPGQKIDVTVSSLGNSKSLRGGTLLMTPLKGVDNQVYAIAQGSLVVGGLDASGNDGSRVTVNVPSVGRIPNGANVEREVNTGFDLGSTVTFNLHRADFTTASNMAKSINDLLGEGTARALDAESVEVIAPRIPDQRVSFLSVLENIELKEGEGAARIIVNSRTGTVVIGQTVRVSPAAVTHGGLVVRIEENEEVVQPNAFGGGQAAMQQNTDIEVEQQGDRRMFKFDSGITLDSLVEAVNKVGAAPSDLVAILEALKQAGALKAELMVI, encoded by the coding sequence ATGATAACCAGAAAAATTTTAGTTTTAATGATCGCGTTAATGGCTTGGAGCAGCTTAAGCTTAGCCAATTCACGCATAAAAGATTTGGCAAATGTTGCCGGCGTTCGAGATAATCAGTTAGTTGGCTATGGCTTGGTTGTAGGTCTGAGCGGTACGGGTGATCAAAAAGCCCCGTTTGCGGAGCAAAGCTTGGTGAGTATGTTAAACAAGTTTGGTATTAACGTGCCGCCGGGGGTGAATACTAAATCTAAAAATGTCGCGGCCGTGGCGATTCATGCAGATTTACCAGCGTTTGCGAAACCAGGTCAGAAAATTGATGTGACGGTTTCTTCTTTGGGTAATTCCAAAAGCTTGAGAGGCGGTACGCTTTTAATGACGCCGTTAAAAGGTGTGGATAATCAAGTATATGCGATTGCGCAAGGTAGCTTGGTAGTTGGCGGTTTAGATGCGAGCGGTAATGATGGTTCGCGTGTGACAGTGAATGTACCAAGCGTAGGACGTATTCCGAATGGTGCAAATGTTGAACGTGAAGTGAATACCGGTTTTGATTTAGGTTCCACGGTCACGTTTAATTTGCATCGTGCCGATTTTACGACCGCGAGTAATATGGCTAAATCCATTAATGATTTATTGGGTGAAGGTACAGCTAGAGCTTTGGATGCTGAATCCGTTGAGGTGATTGCACCACGCATCCCTGATCAGCGTGTGTCGTTCTTATCCGTACTGGAAAATATTGAATTGAAAGAAGGTGAAGGTGCGGCACGTATTATTGTCAACTCACGTACCGGCACGGTAGTGATCGGTCAAACAGTGCGTGTAAGCCCAGCGGCGGTGACGCACGGTGGTTTGGTGGTACGTATCGAAGAAAACGAAGAAGTGGTGCAGCCGAATGCCTTTGGAGGTGGTCAAGCCGCGATGCAACAAAATACGGATATTGAGGTTGAACAGCAGGGTGATCGTCGGATGTTTAAATTTGATTCGGGGATTACACTGGATTCCTTAGTGGAAGCTGTGAATAAGGTAGGCGCAGCGCCCAGCGACTTAGTGGCAATTTTAGAGGCGCTAAAGCAAGCCGGCGCGCTTAAAGCTGAGTTAATGGTTATTTAA
- a CDS encoding rod-binding protein, producing MSSISDLTTTRPQDHTIYTNLGALNDLKRQAREDQESVLKPIAQQFEAMFLEQILKNSRSVKLDDGWLDGSQADSYYDMYDKQLAQDMSAKGSLGFADQIVEQLSASLPKLNDEQKQQWLNDQQKRFESSMSSKTPSSTQDALALRNLE from the coding sequence ATGTCGAGTATTAGCGATTTAACCACAACGCGCCCGCAAGACCATACGATTTACACCAACCTTGGAGCGTTAAACGATTTAAAACGTCAAGCGCGCGAAGATCAAGAGTCGGTCTTAAAGCCGATTGCGCAACAATTTGAAGCGATGTTTTTAGAGCAAATTCTCAAAAATTCCCGCAGTGTTAAGCTAGACGATGGCTGGTTAGATGGTTCACAAGCCGATTCTTACTACGATATGTACGATAAACAGCTTGCACAGGATATGTCGGCTAAAGGTTCTCTAGGATTTGCCGATCAAATAGTAGAGCAACTTTCTGCCAGTTTGCCAAAACTGAATGATGAACAAAAGCAACAGTGGTTGAATGATCAACAAAAACGTTTTGAGTCAAGCATGTCGAGCAAAACGCCCAGTTCAACGCAAGATGCGTTAGCTTTAAGAAACTTGGAATAA